One part of the Planctomycetota bacterium genome encodes these proteins:
- a CDS encoding LuxR C-terminal-related transcriptional regulator, protein STTLRRDGPPLVIGRGDEPHARTRDVLRQTATRAVDGSMTISDEHDDVLAATRLGSVVAVVAVSRDIAHAPLLAAGICSLASLVPRTKATRDASSDLPASYRKVLDLLLEGHRERDVAERLGMSVHAVHGRVRRIYRRFDVTSRPKLIAKIRRSE, encoded by the coding sequence CGTCGACGACACTGCGTCGCGACGGGCCGCCGCTTGTGATCGGACGGGGCGACGAGCCCCATGCCCGCACGCGGGACGTGCTCCGTCAGACAGCGACACGGGCCGTTGATGGTTCGATGACGATTTCGGACGAGCACGACGATGTGCTCGCCGCGACGAGGCTCGGCAGCGTGGTCGCCGTCGTTGCGGTTTCGAGAGACATCGCTCATGCACCGCTGCTCGCAGCCGGCATCTGTTCGCTCGCGTCGCTGGTCCCTCGAACGAAAGCAACGCGGGATGCTTCGTCAGACCTGCCCGCGTCGTATCGCAAGGTGCTGGACCTCCTGCTGGAGGGCCATCGCGAGCGCGACGTCGCCGAGCGGCTGGGCATGTCCGTCCACGCCGTCCACGGCCGGGTCCGCCGCATCTACAGGCGATTCGATGTGACGAGTCGGCCGAAGCTGATCGCCAAGATTCGCCGGTCCGAGTGA